A part of Natronorubrum sediminis genomic DNA contains:
- a CDS encoding alpha/beta fold hydrolase has translation MTGTGVATVRGCRLSYRRAGTSGPPIVLCHGAGVDDASISWRHTVDALAEDYRVYAPDWPGYGESTGDVTHTTESYVDVLEGFVETIPGEMVSLVGISMGGGVALGYALEHPDRVDRLALVDSYGLGEKLPSALSWKLQSQVPGMTEFGKFAAGVTPGTARLVLDNLVADASELPEPFVEDVRTKLREPGSMRAFSAFQRNELAFDGRVETNYVDDLESLSIPTLLVHGKEDPLVPPEWSVRAADRIPNATLEIVDDCGHWAPRERPEAFNERLMRWLSETRTQLRDSEEAYPKAGIPGVTRTRE, from the coding sequence ATGACGGGAACCGGCGTCGCTACCGTTCGTGGGTGTCGACTCTCCTACCGACGGGCCGGGACGAGTGGCCCCCCGATTGTGCTCTGTCACGGTGCCGGAGTCGACGACGCGAGTATATCGTGGCGTCACACGGTCGATGCTCTCGCCGAGGATTATCGCGTCTACGCACCGGACTGGCCGGGATACGGAGAGAGCACGGGGGACGTGACACACACGACCGAGTCCTACGTCGACGTACTCGAGGGGTTCGTCGAAACAATCCCCGGCGAAATGGTATCGCTCGTCGGCATTTCGATGGGTGGTGGTGTCGCGCTGGGCTACGCCCTCGAACACCCCGACCGAGTCGACCGGTTGGCGCTCGTCGACAGCTACGGCCTCGGTGAGAAATTGCCGTCCGCCTTGTCCTGGAAACTCCAGTCACAGGTGCCCGGTATGACCGAATTCGGAAAATTTGCCGCGGGGGTCACGCCGGGTACGGCACGACTGGTCCTCGACAATCTCGTTGCCGACGCCAGCGAACTCCCCGAACCGTTCGTCGAAGACGTGCGAACGAAGCTGAGAGAGCCCGGATCGATGCGAGCGTTTAGCGCGTTTCAGCGAAACGAACTCGCATTCGACGGACGCGTCGAGACGAACTACGTCGACGACCTCGAGTCGCTTTCCATCCCGACGCTGCTCGTCCACGGCAAAGAGGATCCACTCGTGCCCCCCGAGTGGTCGGTCAGAGCGGCAGATCGGATCCCGAACGCGACGCTCGAAATCGTCGACGACTGCGGTCACTGGGCACCTCGAGAGCGACCCGAGGCGTTCAACGAACGCTTGATGCGGTGGCTCTCGGAGACTCGAACGCAATTACGTGATTCAGAGGAGGCGTATCCGAAAGCTGGGATACCGGGAGTGACTCGAACGAGAGAGTAA
- a CDS encoding short-chain fatty acid transporter gives MTNILKRMTSRLSVGVEKYMPHSFVFAIILTFIACIAALLMTSTGPSEIVIEWNNEFWGFLEFAMQLVIIIVTGYGIASAPVTRRGINRLVRIPNTPLQAYISIAIFGFLVTLIHWGLGLVASALYAVFLGKERDDVDFGFTVAMAYASATVGSAGSISQTAPLLVNTPDHFMEDHIGLIPLNETVFSLFHLSMVWGAFFILLVIIYFIYPTQENTEPLPDDEVDDLLPEYQMEFDSASLADRFNGSRLFNIIIVLLGGSVSLWLILSEGALEMLELNTMNLIFLTIGIALHGNVVSYAKAITDGAERCGQVILQFPFYGGIQGILIGTGLTAVLIDSITTVSSAETFPFFVWVITGIINVFVPSGGGQYIVTAEVIHPVAESMGVSHAAIVSAYTVGDVWTNLLNPFWALPVLGIAGLQVRDVWGYVIMVLIGYGLVAGSIALLFPALGLV, from the coding sequence GTGACAAACATACTCAAGAGAATGACAAGCCGTTTGAGTGTTGGCGTAGAAAAATACATGCCTCATTCGTTTGTTTTTGCGATAATTCTCACGTTCATCGCATGTATTGCAGCACTCTTGATGACATCTACTGGCCCGTCAGAAATTGTCATAGAATGGAACAATGAGTTTTGGGGCTTTCTCGAATTCGCGATGCAACTTGTCATAATAATTGTGACAGGATACGGAATTGCGTCTGCGCCCGTGACGAGACGCGGGATCAATCGGTTAGTTCGCATTCCAAATACTCCCCTCCAGGCGTACATCTCGATCGCTATCTTCGGATTTCTTGTTACCCTCATCCACTGGGGACTCGGACTGGTTGCCTCAGCCCTCTATGCAGTGTTCCTCGGTAAAGAGCGAGACGACGTCGATTTCGGGTTTACCGTTGCCATGGCTTACGCCTCAGCGACGGTTGGGTCTGCAGGATCAATATCACAGACAGCACCACTGTTGGTCAACACACCCGATCATTTCATGGAAGATCATATCGGGCTGATCCCACTCAACGAAACGGTGTTCAGTCTCTTCCACCTCTCGATGGTCTGGGGAGCGTTCTTCATCCTATTAGTCATCATATATTTCATCTATCCAACGCAGGAGAACACGGAACCACTCCCAGACGACGAAGTGGACGATTTACTCCCAGAGTATCAGATGGAGTTCGACTCGGCGTCGCTCGCAGATCGTTTCAACGGCTCGCGACTATTCAACATCATTATCGTTCTATTGGGAGGGTCAGTTTCACTGTGGCTCATACTATCTGAGGGCGCACTCGAGATGTTGGAACTCAATACCATGAACCTGATATTCCTCACGATAGGTATCGCCCTTCATGGTAACGTAGTCAGCTACGCCAAGGCAATAACAGATGGCGCAGAGCGGTGTGGACAGGTGATTCTCCAATTCCCGTTTTACGGTGGGATTCAAGGGATCCTGATCGGAACTGGGCTGACAGCAGTACTCATCGATTCCATCACCACAGTGTCTTCAGCAGAAACGTTCCCGTTCTTCGTGTGGGTGATAACTGGAATCATTAACGTGTTCGTGCCATCGGGAGGCGGCCAGTATATCGTGACTGCGGAAGTGATACACCCTGTCGCAGAGAGTATGGGTGTTTCACACGCAGCGATCGTCTCAGCCTATACCGTGGGTGACGTGTGGACAAACTTGCTCAACCCCTTCTGGGCACTACCGGTTCTCGGTATTGCCGGGTTACAGGTTCGCGATGTGTGGGGATACGTCATAATGGTCCTGATCGGTTACGGGCTAGTCGCTGGGAGCATTGCGTTGCTATTTCCAGCACTCGGGCTCGTCTGA
- a CDS encoding DNA polymerase II large subunit, translated as MREEDRQYFTRLESQLDEAFEVAETAKERGADPEPEVEIPVAKDMADRVENILGIDGVAERVRELEGEMSREEAALALAEDFAEGRVGDYETKAGKIEGAVRTAVALLTEGVVAAPIEGIDRVELLTNDDGSEFVNVYYAGPIRSAGGTAQALSVLVADYTRALVGIEQFNARQEEVERYAEEIALYDKETGLQYTPKAKEAKFIAKHLPIMLDGEATGDEEVSGFRDLERVDTNSARGGMCLVLGEGIALKAPKIQRYTRNLDEIDWPWLQDLIDGNYADKSADDSTGDDPTGDSDSDGDNGDAADESTDGDDADATPEDAADPDADEAGVDGPSGPPRADPSKKFLRDLIAGRPVFSHPSAEGGFRLRYGRARNHGFATGGIHPATMHLVDDFLATGTQIKTERPGKAHGIIPVDSIDGPTVKLANGDVRRIDDPEEALEIRNGVEAILDAGEYLVNYGEFVENNHPLAPASYVYEWWIQDLKAAGADVQALEDDPRIDLEFPAPENALEWALEYDAPLHPQYTYTWHDLSVDAFCALAATVAEGRIEAAGETGDTLVLEYDESTAEALETIIVEHRQRPDEGRLEVDDWRPFVSTLGCEPRQAVADGATLEPDAQTPQIELERTWADDDLSERARTWGHETEGDNAIEALNEVAPFEVRERAPTRVGNRMGRPEKSERRDLSPPVHTLFPIGEAGGAQRNVADAATHAETMADTPGVVEVQIGRTYCPSCATETFKNRCPECETRTKPDYRCPDCDERIEPDEAGRVECGHCEREATCVEIREVDIHEEYRDALESVGERENAFEILKGVKGLTSTTKIPEPIEKGVLRAKHDVSSFKDGTVRYDMTDLPVTSVRARELDIDVGQLQALGYEEDMHGDPLTHEDQLVELNVQDIVLSDGAAEHMMQTADFIDDLLAQYYGLEPFYELEDRQDLVGELVFGMAPHTSAATVGRVIGFTSAAVGYAHPYFHAAKRRNCDGDEDCVMLLMDGLLNFSRSFLPDKRGGRMDAPLVMSSRIDPSEIDDEAHNMDIASQYPREFYLATLDQADPESVEIQLGEDTLGTDGEYTGFEHTHDTTDIAMGPDLSAYKTLGSMMDKMDAQLEIARKLESVDETDVAERVIEYHFLPDLIGNLRAFSRQETRCLDCGEKFRRMPLTGDCRECGGRVNLTVHKGSVNKYMQTAIQVADEYDCRDYTKQRLEVLERSLESIFENDKNKQSGIEDFM; from the coding sequence ATGCGCGAGGAGGACCGCCAGTACTTCACCCGACTCGAGTCACAGTTAGACGAGGCGTTCGAGGTCGCCGAAACCGCCAAAGAACGCGGCGCGGATCCCGAACCCGAAGTCGAGATTCCCGTCGCAAAGGACATGGCCGACCGTGTCGAGAACATCCTCGGCATCGACGGCGTCGCCGAACGCGTCCGCGAACTCGAGGGCGAGATGTCCCGCGAGGAGGCGGCCCTCGCCCTCGCCGAAGACTTCGCCGAAGGCCGCGTCGGCGACTACGAGACGAAAGCGGGCAAGATCGAGGGTGCAGTCAGGACCGCGGTCGCCTTGCTGACCGAAGGTGTCGTCGCCGCGCCCATCGAGGGGATCGACAGGGTCGAACTCCTCACGAACGACGACGGGAGCGAGTTCGTCAACGTCTACTACGCCGGTCCGATCCGCTCCGCGGGCGGGACGGCACAGGCGCTGTCGGTCCTCGTCGCGGACTACACGCGCGCGTTGGTCGGCATCGAACAGTTCAACGCGCGCCAGGAGGAAGTCGAACGCTACGCCGAAGAGATCGCACTCTACGACAAGGAAACGGGCCTTCAGTACACGCCGAAGGCGAAGGAGGCCAAGTTCATCGCCAAACACCTCCCGATCATGTTGGACGGAGAGGCCACCGGCGACGAGGAGGTGTCGGGATTCCGAGACCTCGAGCGCGTCGACACCAATAGCGCCCGCGGTGGCATGTGTCTGGTCCTCGGGGAAGGTATCGCGCTCAAGGCACCGAAGATCCAGCGCTACACCCGCAATCTCGACGAGATCGACTGGCCGTGGCTCCAGGACTTGATCGACGGCAACTACGCCGACAAGTCGGCGGACGATTCTACTGGGGACGACCCAACAGGCGACAGTGACAGCGACGGCGACAACGGTGACGCGGCCGACGAGTCGACGGACGGCGACGACGCGGATGCGACACCCGAAGACGCCGCGGACCCCGACGCCGATGAAGCCGGTGTCGACGGCCCGTCGGGCCCCCCGCGAGCGGATCCCTCGAAGAAGTTCCTTCGGGACCTGATCGCCGGCCGGCCAGTCTTCTCACATCCCAGCGCCGAAGGCGGATTTCGCCTCCGCTACGGCCGCGCACGCAATCACGGGTTCGCGACCGGCGGAATCCATCCCGCAACGATGCACCTCGTCGACGACTTCCTCGCAACGGGAACCCAGATCAAGACCGAACGGCCCGGGAAGGCCCACGGAATCATCCCCGTCGACAGCATCGACGGTCCGACCGTCAAACTCGCAAACGGCGACGTCCGCCGGATCGACGACCCCGAGGAAGCCCTCGAGATCAGAAACGGCGTCGAGGCCATCTTGGACGCCGGCGAGTACCTCGTCAACTACGGCGAGTTCGTCGAGAACAACCATCCACTCGCACCCGCCTCATACGTCTACGAGTGGTGGATTCAGGACCTGAAGGCCGCCGGCGCAGACGTCCAGGCCCTCGAGGACGATCCGCGAATCGACCTCGAGTTCCCCGCACCCGAGAACGCCCTCGAGTGGGCCCTCGAGTACGACGCACCGCTTCACCCACAGTACACGTACACCTGGCACGACCTCTCGGTCGACGCGTTCTGTGCCCTCGCGGCCACCGTCGCCGAGGGCCGAATCGAGGCCGCTGGCGAGACGGGTGATACGCTCGTTCTCGAATACGACGAATCGACTGCCGAGGCCCTCGAGACGATCATCGTCGAACACCGCCAGCGCCCGGACGAGGGGCGACTCGAGGTCGACGACTGGCGGCCGTTCGTCAGCACGCTCGGCTGTGAGCCCCGGCAGGCGGTCGCCGACGGCGCGACGCTCGAACCCGACGCACAGACGCCCCAGATCGAACTCGAGCGAACGTGGGCCGACGACGACCTCTCCGAGCGCGCTCGGACGTGGGGCCACGAAACCGAGGGGGACAACGCCATCGAAGCGCTCAACGAGGTCGCTCCCTTCGAGGTCCGCGAGCGTGCACCGACGCGCGTCGGCAATCGGATGGGTCGCCCCGAGAAGTCAGAGCGCCGGGACCTGAGTCCCCCCGTCCACACCCTCTTTCCGATCGGCGAAGCCGGCGGCGCACAGCGAAACGTCGCGGATGCGGCCACGCACGCGGAGACGATGGCCGACACGCCGGGTGTCGTCGAGGTCCAGATCGGACGGACGTACTGTCCGTCCTGCGCCACCGAGACGTTCAAAAACCGCTGTCCGGAGTGCGAGACTCGAACGAAACCGGACTATCGCTGCCCGGATTGTGACGAACGGATCGAACCGGACGAAGCGGGCCGCGTCGAGTGTGGCCACTGCGAACGCGAGGCGACCTGCGTCGAAATCCGCGAAGTCGACATCCACGAGGAGTACCGTGACGCCCTCGAGTCGGTCGGCGAACGCGAGAACGCCTTCGAGATTCTGAAAGGGGTCAAGGGGCTCACCTCGACGACCAAGATCCCCGAACCGATCGAGAAAGGCGTCCTTCGGGCGAAACACGACGTCTCGTCGTTCAAAGACGGAACCGTCCGCTACGACATGACCGACCTCCCCGTCACGTCGGTCCGCGCGCGCGAACTCGACATCGACGTCGGCCAACTCCAGGCTCTCGGCTACGAGGAGGACATGCACGGCGACCCGCTGACCCACGAGGATCAACTGGTCGAACTCAACGTGCAGGACATCGTCCTCTCCGACGGCGCGGCCGAGCACATGATGCAGACGGCCGACTTCATCGACGACCTTCTGGCGCAGTACTACGGCCTCGAGCCCTTTTACGAACTCGAGGATCGACAGGACCTCGTCGGCGAGTTAGTGTTCGGGATGGCACCGCACACGAGTGCCGCAACTGTCGGAAGAGTGATTGGATTCACGAGTGCCGCAGTCGGATACGCACACCCGTACTTTCACGCCGCGAAACGGCGTAATTGTGACGGTGACGAAGACTGCGTTATGCTCCTCATGGACGGACTTCTCAATTTCAGTAGAAGTTTCTTGCCGGACAAGCGAGGCGGGCGGATGGACGCCCCGCTCGTCATGTCCTCGCGAATCGATCCCTCCGAAATCGACGACGAGGCCCACAACATGGACATCGCGAGCCAGTATCCACGCGAATTCTACCTCGCCACCCTAGATCAGGCCGACCCCGAATCGGTCGAGATTCAACTCGGCGAGGACACGCTCGGCACCGACGGCGAGTACACCGGTTTCGAGCACACCCACGACACCACCGACATTGCCATGGGGCCCGACCTCTCGGCGTACAAGACGCTCGGCTCGATGATGGACAAGATGGACGCCCAACTCGAGATCGCGCGGAAACTCGAGTCTGTCGACGAGACGGACGTCGCCGAACGAGTCATCGAGTACCACTTCCTGCCGGACCTGATCGGGAACCTTCGGGCCTTCTCTCGCCAGGAAACTCGCTGTCTCGACTGCGGCGAGAAGTTCCGCCGGATGCCCCTGACCGGCGACTGCAGAGAGTGTGGCGGCCGAGTCAACCTCACCGTCCACAAAGGGTCCGTGAACAAGTACATGCAGACCGCGATTCAGGTCGCCGACGAGTACGACTGTCGAGACTACACGAAACAGCGACTCGAGGTCCTAGAACGCTCGCTCGAGAGCATCTTCGAGAACGACAAGAACAAACAGTCGGGAATTGAGGACTTCATGTAG
- a CDS encoding PPC domain-containing DNA-binding protein gives MNYRAVETTSEYVARLETGADWRAQIESLAREVDAGGAWFSALGAVQDAELAFYDQDDLEYYAIDADEPLEVASCIGNVSWLDDERFAHTHAVLSGPDGETISGHLNEATVWAGEVYMRVFEDDLVREHDETTDLDLWL, from the coding sequence ATGAACTATCGCGCTGTCGAAACTACGTCCGAGTATGTCGCTCGCCTCGAGACCGGGGCCGACTGGCGGGCCCAAATCGAGTCACTCGCACGCGAGGTCGACGCCGGTGGGGCCTGGTTTAGCGCACTCGGTGCTGTCCAGGACGCCGAACTCGCCTTTTACGATCAGGACGATCTCGAGTACTACGCGATCGACGCGGACGAACCCCTCGAGGTCGCGAGTTGCATTGGCAACGTTTCCTGGCTCGACGACGAACGGTTCGCGCACACGCACGCGGTCCTTTCGGGACCAGACGGCGAGACGATCTCCGGCCACCTGAACGAGGCGACCGTCTGGGCCGGCGAAGTGTACATGCGCGTCTTCGAGGACGACCTGGTGCGCGAACACGACGAGACGACCGACCTCGACCTCTGGCTCTGA
- a CDS encoding ABC transporter substrate-binding protein: protein MRGNNKGATRRRVLVTGASAGAIALAGCIGGNGDDDGDGEIIDPDEYDYERDEPDDEDAAMESTMVYTQELERDDDFDPVVSNDAYSMQVANLLYDSLYEFDYEYELQPKVAVDFPDVERDDTRFIYEIHDGIEFHNGDELTADDVAHSFLAPVEEETPNMSSYDMIDDIEIIDDTQLQVDLEFPYGPWEMFNQGVNIVPEDARTDDTEAFNTDPIGSGPFMWSDYQMGEYVELERNDDYWDDPLPYLAEIRFEDNVDDSSRVGEILAGDTDAIGDVPNADWDEIDGEDDINAHVAESPSVAYMFFNCNDGAGTADADVRRGIAHAFSATDYVETYLYNAAAPVVTPTSPITNELWDFPLDDWGEAYPDYDPDLAQELLDENAPDDWNPTFMAPDDERATLAERVAQRLDEIGYDMEVQTMAFDQMLDQTVYSEGDPDDYELYISGWTGGPDPDQYLYPNFHESQESLNQGHFYDGSDDFHDNIIAARETGDQAEREELYTDVIGEIIEEVPALPIFTEHNSMATGEHIKDMHVHPQMQYNPHVVSGDGNVWVDDD, encoded by the coding sequence ATGAGAGGTAACAACAAGGGTGCAACTCGACGGCGAGTACTTGTCACTGGAGCGTCCGCAGGGGCAATTGCGCTCGCAGGGTGTATTGGTGGGAACGGCGATGACGATGGCGACGGTGAAATCATCGATCCGGACGAGTACGACTACGAGCGAGACGAACCGGACGACGAAGACGCTGCGATGGAGAGCACGATGGTCTACACGCAGGAACTCGAGCGAGACGACGACTTCGATCCGGTCGTCTCGAACGACGCATACAGTATGCAAGTCGCTAACCTCCTCTACGACAGCCTCTACGAGTTCGACTACGAGTACGAACTCCAGCCGAAGGTTGCCGTCGACTTCCCGGACGTCGAGCGTGACGATACGCGATTCATCTACGAGATCCACGACGGAATCGAGTTCCACAATGGCGACGAACTGACCGCCGACGACGTGGCACACTCGTTTTTGGCTCCCGTCGAAGAAGAGACGCCGAACATGTCGTCCTACGACATGATCGATGACATCGAGATCATCGACGACACTCAGTTGCAAGTCGATCTCGAGTTCCCCTACGGACCTTGGGAGATGTTCAATCAGGGAGTCAACATCGTTCCGGAAGACGCCCGAACGGACGACACCGAAGCGTTCAACACCGATCCGATCGGCTCCGGGCCGTTCATGTGGAGCGACTACCAGATGGGCGAGTACGTCGAACTCGAGCGAAACGACGACTACTGGGACGACCCGCTGCCGTACCTCGCGGAGATTCGATTCGAGGACAACGTCGACGACTCGAGTCGCGTTGGTGAGATTCTGGCTGGGGACACGGACGCGATCGGTGACGTGCCAAACGCCGACTGGGACGAAATCGACGGCGAAGACGACATCAACGCACACGTCGCGGAGAGCCCGTCGGTCGCGTACATGTTCTTCAACTGTAACGACGGGGCGGGAACGGCCGACGCGGACGTTCGTCGCGGCATCGCTCACGCGTTCTCGGCGACGGACTACGTCGAGACGTACCTGTACAACGCGGCAGCGCCGGTCGTGACGCCGACGTCACCGATCACGAACGAACTGTGGGACTTCCCGCTCGACGACTGGGGGGAGGCCTATCCCGACTACGACCCCGATCTCGCACAGGAGTTACTCGACGAGAACGCTCCGGACGATTGGAATCCGACGTTCATGGCTCCCGACGACGAGCGAGCGACGCTCGCCGAACGCGTTGCTCAACGCCTCGACGAAATCGGCTACGACATGGAAGTCCAGACGATGGCGTTCGACCAGATGCTGGATCAGACCGTCTACAGTGAGGGCGATCCGGACGACTACGAACTGTACATCTCCGGGTGGACCGGCGGACCCGACCCCGACCAGTATCTCTACCCCAACTTCCACGAGAGTCAGGAGAGTCTCAATCAGGGTCACTTCTACGACGGAAGCGACGACTTCCACGACAACATCATCGCAGCCCGCGAAACCGGGGACCAGGCGGAACGCGAAGAACTCTACACCGACGTGATCGGCGAGATTATCGAGGAAGTTCCGGCACTGCCGATCTTCACGGAACACAACTCGATGGCGACGGGCGAGCATATCAAGGACATGCACGTCCACCCGCAGATGCAGTACAACCCACACGTCGTCTCCGGAGACGGAAACGTCTGGGTCGACGACGACTGA
- a CDS encoding ABC transporter permease — translation MGLLRYTLYRFVQAIPVLFGITIITFALANLAPGDPVQIMLQGQEVDEDLIQTMEERYGLDEPVHERYISYMTGVLQGDLGQSFHYNQPVSDLIMSRLGPTLLLVLSAYAFAIVTSIPLGILAAKRRNEPADHISRIVALLGVSTPSFWIGIMLIIIFAVQLGWFPSTGLVYPWWSPEAYGYTGWPGPLEQLPVVGAIFSQYTLGGWPEHVFQIVRHLLLPMIALGTLQMATLMRIERTQMIESLQGEYVKLARAYGVSERTILRKHAFRTAQLPIITIIGLNLSTALGGAVLVEYVFNINGMGRLFIDAIHNLDYQLIMGVTLIFGTIFIIGVIITDISYAYVDPRVTYGGED, via the coding sequence ATGGGACTACTTCGATACACACTGTACCGATTCGTGCAAGCGATTCCCGTACTGTTCGGAATCACGATTATCACGTTTGCCCTCGCGAATCTGGCACCCGGCGACCCCGTCCAGATCATGCTGCAGGGACAGGAAGTCGACGAGGACCTGATCCAGACGATGGAAGAACGGTACGGACTCGACGAACCCGTACACGAACGGTACATCTCGTATATGACTGGGGTATTGCAAGGCGACCTCGGGCAGAGTTTTCACTACAACCAGCCCGTTTCTGATCTGATCATGAGTCGCCTCGGACCAACGCTTCTCCTCGTGTTGTCGGCGTATGCGTTCGCGATCGTCACGTCGATACCACTCGGTATCCTCGCCGCGAAGCGACGAAACGAGCCAGCAGACCACATTTCGCGCATCGTCGCACTGCTGGGCGTCAGCACGCCGTCGTTCTGGATCGGCATCATGCTCATCATCATCTTCGCCGTCCAACTCGGGTGGTTCCCGTCGACCGGCCTCGTCTATCCGTGGTGGTCACCCGAGGCCTACGGCTACACCGGGTGGCCCGGACCGCTCGAGCAACTTCCCGTCGTTGGGGCGATATTCAGCCAGTACACGCTGGGTGGGTGGCCCGAGCACGTGTTCCAGATCGTTCGGCACCTGCTGCTACCGATGATCGCGCTGGGAACGTTACAGATGGCGACGCTGATGCGTATCGAGCGCACGCAGATGATCGAATCGCTGCAAGGAGAGTACGTCAAACTCGCTCGAGCCTACGGCGTCTCAGAGCGGACGATCCTCCGAAAGCACGCCTTCCGAACGGCGCAGTTGCCGATCATCACGATCATCGGATTGAACCTGTCGACGGCACTCGGCGGCGCGGTGCTCGTCGAGTACGTCTTCAACATCAACGGAATGGGACGGCTGTTCATCGATGCGATTCACAACCTCGACTATCAGTTGATCATGGGAGTAACGCTCATCTTCGGGACGATATTCATCATCGGCGTCATCATCACCGACATCTCCTACGCGTACGTCGATCCGCGAGTTACGTATGGAGGTGAGGACTAA
- a CDS encoding ABC transporter permease: protein MAIGESQVDDGKSSDTVEAEFGWRHSVKKIKDDTTARWGLYIVVLVLLISAYTMIDSNLSRLTLGAVSDFTFAEMLPIFDHPERIPPPGQGEENVPPAFHVDGSMSHPLGTDPDGRDYFTRLVYGAQVSVSVGIVSTLIGFVGGTAIGAVAGFYGGKVDDILMRSVETIYAIPPLILIIVFTVFVSGGTPDIRYAVIGVGITFIPVFARIIRSEVLSVREMDYIEAARASGVKNRHIILRHVIPNSFAPVLVYATLQIGVTILIVAGLSFLGYGAQPPTPDWGEMLNVAHGYMHANVWLSIWPGFAILITIMGFNLFGDGLQDALDPRLNE, encoded by the coding sequence ATGGCGATCGGTGAATCACAGGTCGACGACGGCAAATCGTCCGACACCGTCGAGGCGGAGTTCGGCTGGCGACACTCGGTGAAGAAGATCAAAGACGATACGACCGCCAGATGGGGGCTCTACATCGTCGTCCTCGTCTTACTCATCTCGGCGTACACGATGATCGATAGTAACCTCTCGCGACTCACGCTCGGAGCCGTCTCCGACTTCACGTTCGCGGAGATGCTCCCGATATTCGATCACCCAGAGCGGATTCCACCGCCGGGACAAGGTGAGGAGAACGTGCCGCCTGCGTTTCACGTCGACGGCTCGATGAGCCACCCACTCGGCACCGATCCGGACGGACGGGATTACTTCACCCGACTCGTCTACGGGGCGCAAGTGTCGGTGAGCGTCGGCATCGTCTCGACGCTCATCGGATTCGTCGGCGGAACGGCCATCGGTGCCGTCGCCGGCTTCTACGGTGGAAAGGTCGACGACATCCTCATGCGTAGTGTCGAGACGATCTACGCGATTCCGCCACTGATCCTCATCATCGTCTTCACGGTCTTCGTGAGCGGTGGGACACCCGACATCAGATACGCCGTCATCGGCGTCGGAATCACGTTCATCCCGGTGTTCGCGCGGATCATCCGCAGCGAGGTGTTGTCCGTCCGCGAGATGGACTACATCGAAGCGGCGCGCGCCTCGGGGGTGAAAAACAGACACATCATCCTCAGACACGTGATACCGAACAGTTTCGCACCGGTTCTCGTCTACGCGACGCTTCAGATCGGTGTGACGATCCTCATCGTCGCCGGCCTCTCGTTCCTCGGCTACGGCGCGCAGCCGCCGACCCCCGACTGGGGCGAGATGCTGAACGTCGCCCACGGCTACATGCACGCGAACGTCTGGCTCTCGATCTGGCCGGGCTTCGCGATCCTCATCACGATTATGGGATTCAACCTCTTCGGCGACGGCCTCCAAGACGCCCTCGATCCACGACTCAACGAATAA